Proteins encoded together in one Triticum dicoccoides isolate Atlit2015 ecotype Zavitan chromosome 7B, WEW_v2.0, whole genome shotgun sequence window:
- the LOC119339177 gene encoding glutathione S-transferase T3-like, which translates to MDSQIPFMDLMNDGSTAYEAGYGGNYNSLGVGGDGDEREDNNDEEKGSKRLPWTEEDNIRLKMDPEGAIANGSIHLQWTEEEDLQLIFAWLNNSIQAIDENLEDLWNQIANDFNENSLHERRRQSIQCKRHWYKLNNRIVLFHSMWRRVRDLYITCRSSDELVSRALDMYRSETNKSFKDLNSWSVLRNEPHWNLINFQ; encoded by the exons ATGGATTCTcagatccccttcatggatttgatGAATGATGGGTCAACTGCATATGAGGCTGGCTATGGTGGGAATTACAATAGTTTAGGTGTTGGAGGGGATGGAGATGAACGGGAGGACAACAACGACGAAGAAAAGGGTAGCAAGAGGCTACCATGGACCGAAGAGGATAACATTCGATTG aaaatggatccTGAAGGTGCAATTGCCAACGGAAGCATACACTTGCAATGGACTGAAGAAGAAGACCTGCAACTG ATCTTTGCGTGGTTAAACAACTCAATTCAGGCTATCGATGAAAATTTAGAGGATTTGTGGAACCAAATCGCCAACGATTTCAATGAAAATAGTCTTCATGAACGACGGAGGCAGTCAATCCAATGCAAGCGACACTGGTATAAGCTGAATAATAGAATTGTCCTATTTCATAGTATGTGGCGTAGGGTGAGAGATTTGTACATTACTTGCAGATCTAGTGATGAATTAGTGTCTAGAGCACTTGATATGTACAGGTCAGAAACAAACAAGTCCTTCAAAGATCTGAACTCATGGAGTGTGCTAAGGAATGAGCCCCATTGGAACTTGATCAACTTCCAGTGA